A single candidate division SR1 bacterium Aalborg_AAW-1 DNA region contains:
- the puuB gene encoding Gamma-glutamylputrescine oxidoreductase translates to MEYQIGRSSYLMQTKGGICPPLTGEYHTDVVVVGGGMAGLFAAKELIQAGKKVILIEKNICGGGMSGRSGGFLTPDSELGLRQIEQRYGKDIAKDIWDYGQGGQDAIVNLAREEGFQCDLQSEDSLLLGWKKKGAQEVQEEYEARKEYGYDGTYIPADKLSEHTDGKYYTSGVRYSNCFAINPMLFCQEMKYYLQEQGVQIFEYTTLQSYTHNTVKTSRGIIHCKNIIFSMGKVTPEVHKDFAKDTYGIQNFITMSEPLCDEIVQELFPQGKLMCWDTKLAFTYFRFTGDNRLVLGGGNVFTAGLPFDILYPYGIQNVIREIKTIYPDMQPFAFDQYRNGRIEATKDMMPIIDRDTSHDNHIWVQGCVGLPWAAASGRFAAQQLLGKKQSLTPFFKRDRKFWIPRRSNSALIKSVVYGINNLYAMKRQQGY, encoded by the coding sequence ATGGAATATCAAATTGGGCGATCCTCATATCTGATGCAGACGAAGTGAGGAATCTGTCCTCCGCTTACTGGAGAATATCATACTGATGTCGTCGTGGTTGGTGGTGGAATGGCGGGATTGTTTGCTGCTAAAGAGTTGATTCAAGCAGGTAAGAAAGTCATCTTGATAGAAAAAAATATCTGTTGAGGAGGTATGTCAGGTCGTTCTGGATGATTTCTCACTCCTGATAGTGAGTTATGACTTCGTCAAATTGAACAGAGATATGGTAAAGATATTGCAAAAGATATCTGGGATTATGGACAATGATGACAGGACGCTATCGTCAATCTAGCTCGTGAAGAATGATTTCAATGTGATCTTCAGTCAGAAGATAGTTTGTTGTTGTGATGGAAGAAAAAAGGAGCACAAGAGGTTCAAGAAGAGTATGAGGCGAGAAAAGAATATGGATATGATGGTACCTATATACCTGCCGATAAGCTTTCTGAACACACAGATGGAAAGTACTATACATCGGGAGTCAGATATAGTAATTGTTTTGCTATTAATCCGATGCTCTTCTGTCAAGAAATGAAATATTATCTTCAAGAACAAGGAGTTCAGATTTTTGAGTATACTACATTACAATCCTATACTCATAACACCGTCAAAACATCAAGGTGAATTATCCATTGTAAGAATATCATCTTTAGTATGGGAAAAGTGACACCAGAAGTACATAAGGATTTTGCTAAAGATACCTATGGTATCCAAAATTTTATCACCATGAGTGAGCCACTGTGTGATGAGATAGTACAAGAACTCTTTCCACAAGGAAAACTCATGTGTTGGGACACCAAACTTGCGTTTACGTATTTCCGTTTTACAGGAGATAATAGACTCGTATTAGGTGGGGGAAATGTTTTCACTGCAGGACTCCCTTTCGATATTCTCTATCCGTATGGTATCCAAAACGTCATCCGTGAGATCAAAACTATTTATCCAGATATGCAACCGTTTGCGTTTGATCAGTATCGAAATGGGAGAATTGAAGCTACAAAAGATATGATGCCTATCATCGATCGTGATACCTCTCATGACAATCATATCTGGGTGCAATGATGTGTCGGATTGCCATGGGCAGCTGCATCAGGTCGTTTTGCAGCTCAACAATTGTTGGGTAAAAAACAATCATTAACACCATTCTTTAAGAGAGATAGAAAGTTTTGGATTCCGCGAAGATCAAATAGTGCATTGATCAAATCAGTAGTCTATGGTATCAATAATTTGTATGCCATGAAACGTCAGCAAGGATATTAA
- the sadH gene encoding Putative oxidoreductase SadH, with translation MTQKTIVITGASSGIGKATAQYFHQKGWNVVATMRNPKNEQDLKEDDRMKIVELDVENKESIQQAVKTILATFDTVDVWLNNAGYGACGPVEAGTDEEIRRQYDVNFFGVIDCIKAILPHFKQKKAGMIINVTSIGGLLTLPLFGIYNSSKFALEGLSEGMWYDLQQFGIKVKLIEPGGIKTDFSGRSLNIFDMKDFPEYKAYNENFIAKMRDPQRTAKYGTPEMVANVIYTAATDGKDILRYLAGKDAKQFRFIRRWFGYRFQMSQLKKYFGI, from the coding sequence ATGACACAAAAAACAATTGTAATTACTGGTGCTAGTAGTGGAATAGGAAAAGCGACAGCACAATATTTCCATCAGAAAGGTTGGAATGTTGTAGCCACTATGCGTAATCCAAAAAACGAGCAAGATCTGAAAGAAGATGATAGGATGAAAATCGTAGAACTGGATGTAGAAAACAAGGAAAGTATCCAACAAGCAGTAAAAACGATCTTAGCAACCTTTGACACTGTCGATGTATGGCTCAATAATGCATGATATGGAGCATGTGGTCCTGTAGAAGCAGGAACAGACGAAGAAATTCGTCGTCAATATGATGTAAACTTCTTTGGTGTAATAGATTGTATCAAAGCTATTCTTCCTCACTTTAAACAAAAGAAAGCTGGAATGATTATAAATGTAACGTCTATCGGTGGTTTACTGACTCTTCCGTTGTTTGGTATTTATAACTCTTCTAAATTTGCTCTAGAAGGTCTATCAGAAGGTATGTGGTATGATTTACAACAATTTGGTATCAAAGTGAAACTTATCGAACCAGGTGGTATCAAAACTGATTTTTCTGGTCGTTCGCTCAATATCTTTGATATGAAAGATTTTCCAGAGTATAAGGCATATAATGAAAATTTTATTGCAAAGATGAGAGATCCTCAACGCACAGCAAAATATGGAACACCTGAAATGGTAGCAAACGTGATATATACTGCTGCTACTGATGGAAAAGATATCTTACGTTATTTAGCAGGTAAGGATGCTAAACAATTCCGATTTATTCGTCGTTGGTTTGGGTATAGATTTCAAATGTCTCAGTTGAAAAAATATTTTTGAATATAA
- the yrbG gene encoding Inner membrane protein YrbG: MVVTIVVLVIGLLALIKGADWLVDGASALAKQFGVPTLVIGLTIVAFGTSMPELLVNVVAAMKGNSDIAFGNVMGSNIANILLILGVTGLITTLKVQKDTTWKEIPFALLAMLVLFVLSNTMLLDGTATNILTKSGGVILLLLFAIFLYYVYESTKKAPDTEDDTPVPSMSYPKMALFIVGGLLGLYFGGTWTVDSAVKIAEYFGLSDFLISTTIIAIGTSLPELVTSVAAARKKSVDLAVGNIIGSNIFNIFWILGVTALIRPIPLPVGANMDLLVGTLATILLFLFMFIGKRHTLQRRQSVLFILLYIVYVVIVIMRG, translated from the coding sequence ATGGTAGTAACTATTGTAGTATTAGTAATTGGATTACTTGCTCTTATCAAAGGAGCAGATTGGTTAGTAGATGGAGCATCAGCATTAGCCAAACAGTTTGGTGTACCAACTCTTGTGATTGGATTGACGATAGTAGCATTTGGTACGTCTATGCCAGAATTGCTTGTCAATGTGGTAGCTGCTATGAAATGAAATAGTGATATTGCTTTTGGTAATGTGATGTGAAGTAATATCGCTAATATCTTATTGATTTTGTGAGTAACCGGATTGATTACCACACTCAAAGTGCAAAAAGATACGACATGGAAAGAAATACCATTTGCATTGTTGGCGATGCTGGTACTGTTTGTCTTGTCGAATACGATGTTATTAGATGGTACGGCTACGAATATTCTCACGAAGTCATGAGGAGTTATCTTATTGTTGTTATTTGCGATATTTTTGTATTATGTGTATGAAAGTACAAAAAAAGCTCCTGACACGGAAGATGATACACCAGTCCCATCAATGTCTTATCCTAAGATGGCGTTGTTTATTGTGGGAGGTTTGCTAGGACTGTATTTTGGAGGGACATGGACGGTTGACAGTGCTGTAAAAATTGCAGAATACTTTTGATTGAGTGATTTTCTGATCTCTACGACTATCATAGCGATTGGTACATCGCTTCCTGAATTAGTCACTTCAGTAGCAGCAGCTCGTAAAAAAAGTGTCGATCTTGCAGTGGGTAATATTATCGGAAGTAATATTTTTAATATTTTCTGGATATTATGAGTGACAGCTCTTATTAGACCTATTCCTCTTCCTGTAGGTGCTAACATGGATCTTCTTGTAGGTACTCTTGCTACTATATTATTGTTCTTGTTTATGTTTATCGGTAAACGTCATACTTTACAGAGACGACAGTCAGTGTTATTTATTCTCTTGTATATCGTCTATGTCGTTATTGTGATTATGAGAGGATAA
- the mrcA_2 gene encoding Penicillin-binding protein 1A → MKHHKPSKLILFFSHLRDFLVGEFHFWTKTLRWLLMTILIAGVIGGGVAAIYMYNFIISQQQYSVYDLPLALPSTILDSKGRELYTFFDERRVLVSYDAISPLMIDALISAEDQDFWNNDGFDPRGIVRSTVVTLRDRWENGFLGYSQGASTLTQQIIKNTVVGKEKKLTRKLHEIIHAWLLTYNTYAVNKQFFSGNSAKIWQKSKEDIITYYLNSTFFGNNAYGISEASRIYFDTTPTELTLQQVAVLAAIPKSPYYFDPYRYKDNIVGNRQISIDSKAPVSINQTEYGHLFTDMIVTGYSLPDTAQDITTLLPVFSGTTTDEEGATHHRFINYSPGRKDYVIQRLWQDKKITLDEALLAIITPMEFHPKAEVVNSIQAPHFVHYIKEEILGLKDLGITEQELAQGGYTITTTLNLDTQQELERIVTSHNDSAYKLGATNRALLVTNTKNGEIIGYVGSKNYYNTAVDGQVDLIRRTRQVGSTLKPLIYAYGMSQYPLGLDTIIRDTKTNFGGYIPNNADGAFRGNIKLKNALAGSRNIPAIKMFNALGGTATFIPWFQSLGMKNLSSDSEYGLSMALGTAPISMIDLAQGYSHLSDQEHVGIIHGISKIIDSQGMIVYEHADKAYERKIPLGVARLITYITQTASFAPAYFRDTVNVPGCPSCASKTGTTNTKVKGKNVARDGWLVTYNPDIMVIARAGNTDASPLAKSAYGYNLNTLLRNDVIRYLKEQGLTSEDSDRSYPLDQTISRKGQGETYKYTINTTLPSTVRNKL, encoded by the coding sequence TTGAAACATCACAAACCATCCAAACTCATACTTTTCTTTTCGCACTTGCGAGATTTTTTGGTTGGTGAATTTCATTTTTGGACGAAAACACTACGTTGGTTACTTATGACCATCCTCATAGCTGGAGTTATAGGATGATGAGTTGCCGCTATTTATATGTATAATTTTATTATCTCACAACAGCAATATTCGGTCTATGACCTCCCCCTTGCTCTCCCGAGCACTATCTTAGATAGTAAATGAAGAGAGCTTTATACCTTTTTTGATGAAAGAAGAGTGCTCGTAAGTTATGATGCTATTAGTCCCCTTATGATTGATGCTCTTATCAGTGCTGAAGATCAAGACTTTTGGAATAATGATGGATTCGATCCCAGAGGGATAGTGAGAAGTACAGTCGTTACCTTAAGAGATCGATGGGAAAATGGCTTTCTTGGTTACAGTCAAGGAGCATCTACTCTTACCCAACAAATCATTAAGAATACGGTAGTAGGAAAAGAAAAAAAACTGACCCGTAAACTTCATGAAATTATCCATGCTTGGTTGTTGACCTACAATACCTACGCCGTCAATAAACAGTTCTTTTCTGGTAATAGTGCCAAAATTTGGCAAAAATCTAAAGAAGATATTATTACTTACTATCTTAATAGTACTTTTTTTGGAAATAACGCCTATGGAATATCTGAAGCTTCTCGTATCTATTTTGATACTACACCTACAGAACTTACTCTCCAACAAGTAGCAGTATTAGCCGCTATACCTAAATCACCTTATTATTTCGATCCCTATAGATATAAAGACAATATTGTAGGGAATCGACAAATTAGTATTGATAGTAAAGCACCTGTTAGCATAAACCAAACAGAATACGGACATCTTTTTACTGATATGATTGTCACATGATATTCATTACCTGATACAGCACAAGATATTACTACGTTATTACCTGTATTTTCTGGAACAACAACTGATGAAGAATGAGCTACTCATCATCGATTCATCAATTATAGTCCTGGTAGAAAAGACTATGTCATTCAGAGATTATGGCAAGATAAAAAAATAACTTTAGATGAAGCACTTCTTGCCATTATAACACCTATGGAATTCCATCCCAAAGCAGAAGTAGTAAATTCCATCCAAGCTCCTCACTTTGTTCATTATATCAAAGAAGAAATACTATGACTCAAAGATCTCGGTATTACAGAGCAAGAACTCGCACAAGGATGATATACCATCACTACTACTCTGAATCTTGACACACAACAAGAACTTGAACGTATCGTCACGAGTCATAATGATAGTGCCTATAAGCTCTGAGCAACCAATAGAGCACTTCTGGTAACCAATACCAAAAACGGAGAGATTATAGGATATGTGTGATCAAAAAACTATTATAATACCGCTGTGGATGGACAAGTTGATCTCATTCGCCGTACCAGACAAGTATGATCTACTCTTAAACCTCTCATCTATGCGTACGGAATGAGTCAGTATCCTCTTGGTTTGGATACCATCATAAGAGATACAAAAACTAATTTTGGTGGATATATCCCAAACAATGCTGATGGTGCATTTAGAGGCAATATCAAACTCAAAAATGCATTGGCATGATCTCGTAATATTCCAGCCATCAAAATGTTTAATGCTTTATGAGGAACTGCTACTTTTATTCCATGGTTTCAGTCCTTAGGAATGAAAAATCTTAGTTCTGACAGTGAATATGGACTTTCTATGGCATTAGGTACAGCTCCGATATCGATGATCGATCTCGCACAGTGATATAGTCATCTCAGTGATCAAGAACATGTAGGTATTATTCATGGAATAAGTAAGATTATTGATAGCCAGGGTATGATAGTCTATGAACATGCTGACAAAGCATATGAACGTAAAATACCGCTAGGAGTTGCAAGATTAATAACCTACATTACTCAAACTGCATCATTTGCTCCTGCTTATTTTCGTGACACGGTAAACGTACCTTGATGTCCTTCATGTGCATCTAAAACATGAACTACAAATACAAAAGTCAAAGGTAAGAATGTAGCGAGAGATTGATGGTTAGTTACTTACAATCCTGATATCATGGTTATTGCTCGAGCTGGAAATACTGATGCAAGTCCTCTAGCTAAATCAGCCTATGGATACAATCTCAACACCTTACTACGTAATGATGTCATACGATATCTCAAAGAACAAGGACTAACAAGTGAAGATTCTGATCGATCTTATCCTTTAGATCAAACAATATCAAGAAAATGACAAGGTGAAACATATAAATATACTATCAATACAACTCTACCAAGCACAGTGAGAAATAAATTATAA
- the obg gene encoding GTPase Obg, with the protein MLDTITITVQSGKGGDGCVSARREAGVPFGGPAGGDGGKGGDIIFRASKDEQTLIEFRQRSTIVAQDGQDGMIKDRYGANALDKYIVVPIGTIITDIQSGMIIFQFTQDGEEYTVARGGKGGAGNIHFKNAVNQYPNFALLGEPGHTRELRLELQMLGDVGLIGTPSVGKSSLINTCCATKVKTADYHFTTLEPNIGICSSEPKTFSMVDIPGLVEGASQGKGLGNEFLRHILKARIFALVVDIDSYEAGFEKLTTVFDEIIMYIQQRFVGSTEFGEAITSIELHLQTEDDGSLLLHCIAHRGELSDVLFQKAIHIVANKYDMVNDLEIAQEFTHELARHLSRHFKAQRGWSVSEQELLAHTFIVSAATHYGIKERTSALATLIERRDIAYRYLFDTVVTQEIVHTFLTDSTESDLPMLLEEGYLDPSATRAKVWEIRDPEICRLVNILPRGNEQAEHRFWNVMMKKKYLSDLEKAGVLHGDVLKIMSYYNGVDDRYIMYV; encoded by the coding sequence ATGTTAGATACAATAACAATCACCGTACAGTCAGGAAAAGGATGAGATGGATGTGTCTCTGCTCGTCGTGAAGCTGGAGTACCATTTTGAGGTCCTGCAGGAGGAGACGGAGGAAAATGAGGAGATATTATCTTCCGTGCCAGTAAAGATGAACAGACCTTGATTGAATTTCGTCAGAGAAGTACGATAGTTGCTCAAGATGGACAAGATGGTATGATCAAAGACAGATATGGAGCCAATGCGCTTGACAAGTATATTGTCGTCCCTATAGGAACTATTATCACTGATATTCAGTCAGGAATGATTATTTTTCAGTTTACTCAAGATGGAGAAGAATATACGGTAGCAAGAGGTGGTAAAGGAGGAGCAGGGAATATTCATTTCAAAAATGCTGTAAATCAGTATCCTAACTTTGCATTGCTTGGAGAGCCTGGTCATACTCGTGAACTTAGATTAGAACTTCAAATGCTCGGAGATGTAGGATTAATCGGTACGCCAAGTGTAGGAAAGTCATCTCTCATCAATACTTGTTGTGCAACCAAAGTGAAAACAGCAGATTATCACTTTACGACCTTAGAACCCAATATTGGAATCTGTAGTAGTGAGCCCAAAACTTTTTCTATGGTTGATATTCCTGGACTTGTTGAAGGAGCGTCTCAGTGAAAAGGATTAGGTAATGAATTTTTGCGTCATATCCTCAAAGCGAGAATTTTTGCTTTGGTGGTTGATATTGATAGCTATGAAGCTGGATTTGAGAAACTGACGACGGTGTTTGATGAAATTATCATGTATATCCAGCAGAGGTTTGTAGGATCTACTGAATTTGGTGAGGCGATCACTTCTATCGAATTACACTTACAGACTGAAGATGATGGTTCGCTTCTTCTTCACTGTATTGCCCACAGAGGTGAGTTGTCTGATGTTCTCTTTCAGAAAGCAATCCATATTGTCGCGAATAAATATGATATGGTAAATGATCTCGAGATTGCACAAGAGTTTACTCATGAACTTGCTCGTCATCTTTCACGTCATTTTAAGGCTCAACGATGATGGTCAGTGAGTGAGCAAGAACTTTTGGCTCATACGTTTATTGTATCGGCTGCTACTCACTATGGAATCAAGGAGCGAACAAGTGCATTAGCTACGCTCATCGAAAGGAGAGATATTGCCTATAGATATCTGTTTGATACAGTAGTGACCCAAGAGATTGTTCATACATTTCTTACTGATAGTACAGAAAGTGATTTACCAATGCTGTTAGAAGAGTGATACTTGGATCCGTCAGCAACTCGTGCCAAAGTATGGGAGATTCGAGATCCAGAAATTTGTCGTTTGGTGAATATTCTTCCGCGAGGTAATGAACAAGCAGAACATCGATTTTGGAATGTAATGATGAAAAAAAAATATCTTTCTGACTTAGAGAAAGCGGGAGTACTCCATGGTGATGTTCTCAAAATTATGAGTTACTATAATGGAGTCGATGATAGATATATTATGTATGTGTAG
- the glyA gene encoding Serine hydroxymethyltransferase: protein MSFSLIQSQDSELYDAIIGEQQRQSEGMEFIASENYQSAAVLQAQSSVFANKYSEGTPGRRYYGGQEYTDIIESIAIDRAKKLFHSDHANVQPLSGAAANLCAYNAMMNPGDTIMGMDLSHGGHLTHGNPMTLSSKIYNFVTYKTTADGSIDYDALAHTAKEVRPKVLLAGFSAYPRELDYAKFAQIATDVGAYAYADMAHISGFIAAGLLANPLDHGFHAMMTTTHKSLRGPRGAMILSKGIVSNPLKKPDNTIENLPTLIDRSVFPGVQGGPHMNTIAAIAIALKEAGSDTFRDYARQSLNNAQIMAQEFIKLGYHLVTGGTDNHMIVVDFYHGTNLTNFDGTVAEKVLDKIGISTSKSTIPDDPNPPFRPSGLRIGTPAMTTRGVKGEDMKQIVQFMHEAFTHVDDEDYLKNLKEQIKEFSLQFPVPSL, encoded by the coding sequence ATGTCATTTTCTCTTATCCAATCTCAAGATTCAGAACTCTATGACGCCATTATCGGTGAACAACAGAGACAATCTGAGGGTATGGAGTTTATTGCTTCAGAAAACTATCAATCTGCAGCAGTGCTCCAAGCACAATCATCAGTCTTTGCGAACAAATACAGTGAAGGTACTCCAGGTCGTCGTTATTATGGAGGACAAGAATATACTGATATCATAGAATCTATCGCAATTGATAGAGCTAAAAAGTTGTTTCATTCTGACCACGCCAACGTTCAGCCACTTTCGGGTGCTGCAGCGAATCTATGTGCATACAACGCGATGATGAATCCAGGAGATACGATCATGGGGATGGATCTCAGTCATGGTGGACATCTCACTCATGGTAATCCTATGACATTGAGTTCAAAGATATATAATTTCGTCACCTACAAGACAACTGCGGACGGTAGTATCGACTATGATGCACTCGCTCATACTGCCAAAGAAGTCAGACCTAAAGTTCTTTTAGCATGATTTTCAGCCTATCCGAGGGAATTAGATTATGCGAAGTTTGCTCAAATTGCTACTGATGTGGGAGCCTACGCCTATGCCGACATGGCACATATTTCAGGATTTATTGCTGCTGGCCTGTTAGCGAATCCTCTCGATCACGGATTTCACGCCATGATGACCACCACTCACAAATCACTCAGAGGGCCTAGAGGAGCTATGATTCTCTCAAAAGGTATCGTCTCCAATCCACTGAAAAAACCTGACAACACCATAGAAAATCTCCCAACACTCATCGATAGATCGGTCTTTCCTGGAGTCCAGTGAGGTCCTCATATGAATACAATTGCAGCCATTGCCATAGCACTCAAAGAAGCGTGATCTGACACATTCCGCGACTACGCTAGACAATCACTAAACAATGCACAAATCATGGCACAAGAGTTTATCAAACTCTGATATCATCTCGTGACAGGAGGAACAGATAACCACATGATTGTGGTCGACTTCTACCATGGCACGAATCTTACAAACTTCGATGGAACAGTCGCTGAGAAAGTACTCGACAAGATAGGTATCTCTACCAGCAAATCGACAATCCCTGATGACCCAAATCCTCCTTTCCGCCCATCTGGACTCCGTATAGGTACTCCAGCAATGACGACCAGAGGAGTGAAAGGTGAGGATATGAAACAGATTGTTCAGTTTATGCACGAAGCCTTTACTCACGTCGATGATGAAGACTATCTCAAAAACCTCAAAGAACAAATCAAAGAGTTTTCACTTCAGTTTCCTGTCCCGAGTCTATAA
- a CDS encoding Helix-turn-helix domain protein, whose translation MIQHNTHQITKIMKALSNPYRLEIYLDLRNTKDGKIFDAQHGSCAIYSLCEKFQIGTSTISHHLKELEQANLIILKKNGKQLFATINPDTLQLVKNLFG comes from the coding sequence ATGATACAACACAACACGCATCAGATCACTAAGATTATGAAGGCTTTGAGTAATCCTTATAGATTAGAGATTTATCTGGATCTGAGAAATACAAAAGATGGTAAAATATTTGATGCACAGCATGGATCATGTGCTATATATTCGCTTTGTGAAAAATTTCAAATTGGTACTTCGACGATATCTCATCATCTGAAAGAACTAGAACAAGCAAATCTTATTATTCTCAAAAAAAATGGAAAACAATTATTTGCCACTATTAATCCAGACACTCTTCAACTCGTGAAAAATCTCTTCTGATAA
- the thrS gene encoding Threonine--tRNA ligase, with amino-acid sequence MNSLYNHRHSLAHVLAQAIQRSLDPKVQLGTGPAIENGFYYDVLFSDGIEFGEANLKPLQKIMEGIVKEGQGFASYTAKNLEEAKAIVTNLGQHFKIELLDKFFAADKDAKYTFWYNYVDAQMLPRLEKNCDAGYIATYKSLTEYFTDLDSSVTGKFLTFIDLCEGGHVESLKDIADGSFALEKIAGAYRQAKDTNPMMTRIYGIAFETKDELKSYQTMMEEAKKRDHRILGKQLKLFTISELVGSGLPLFQPNGMIVRKEIEDYLWALHKEHGYSRVWTPHIAKEDLYNTSGHAKHYLDDMFKVHGGTSNEDFYLKPMNCPHHMQLFADNQFSYRDMPIRYFEPATVYRDEKTGQLAGLTRVRSITQDDGHLFCRITQLKNEITTIVKIIKEFYKTMGMLDGYRVSLSVRGEDKEKYLGGEEVRSTAEGALKEICDELELNYKEVPGEAAFYGPKLDFMFKDAIGRQHQLATCQVDFNLPQRFDLSFVNEAGENERPVVIHRAIAGSLERFMGVMIEHFAGAFPLWMSPIQMMIVPVADVFNDYAFALNSQFKSHDLRSRVDESSDSFAKKIRNAELLKIPYILIVGEKEQSDNSVSVRVYKTKEQYTMSVEEFVAKMESELKERAL; translated from the coding sequence ATGAACTCACTCTACAATCACCGTCACTCACTCGCTCACGTCCTCGCACAAGCTATCCAGAGATCACTCGATCCGAAAGTACAACTCGGTACTGGTCCAGCTATCGAAAACGGATTCTACTATGATGTCCTGTTTTCTGATGGGATAGAATTTGGTGAAGCCAATCTTAAACCACTCCAAAAGATCATGGAAGGTATCGTCAAAGAAGGACAAGGATTTGCATCCTATACTGCCAAGAACCTCGAAGAAGCGAAAGCGATCGTCACGAATCTTGGACAACATTTCAAGATAGAGCTTCTTGATAAGTTTTTTGCTGCTGATAAGGATGCGAAGTATACATTTTGGTATAACTACGTCGATGCACAGATGTTACCAAGATTGGAGAAAAACTGTGATGCAGGATATATCGCTACCTATAAGTCATTGACTGAATATTTTACTGATCTCGATAGTAGTGTAACAGGTAAATTTCTTACGTTTATCGATCTATGTGAAGGATGACATGTAGAATCACTCAAAGATATCGCCGATGGATCATTTGCATTAGAAAAGATCGCAGGAGCATACCGACAAGCGAAAGATACGAATCCTATGATGACACGTATCTACGGTATTGCGTTTGAAACCAAAGACGAACTCAAATCATATCAAACCATGATGGAAGAAGCGAAGAAAAGAGATCATAGAATCCTCGGGAAACAACTCAAACTCTTCACAATCTCAGAACTCGTCGGGTCAGGACTTCCTCTTTTTCAACCCAATGGTATGATCGTCCGTAAAGAGATCGAAGATTATCTCTGGGCATTGCACAAAGAACATGGCTACTCTCGTGTCTGGACTCCGCATATCGCGAAGGAAGATCTCTACAATACTTCTGGTCACGCCAAGCACTACTTAGATGATATGTTCAAAGTCCATGGTGGTACGTCCAACGAAGACTTCTATCTCAAACCGATGAACTGTCCTCATCATATGCAACTGTTTGCTGATAACCAATTTTCATATCGTGATATGCCTATCAGATATTTTGAACCTGCGACAGTGTATAGAGATGAAAAAACAGGACAACTTGCCTGACTGACTCGTGTACGTTCCATTACACAAGATGACGGACATCTGTTTTGTCGTATTACACAACTCAAGAACGAGATCACTACGATCGTAAAGATCATCAAAGAATTTTATAAGACGATGGGAATGCTCGACGGATACCGAGTATCGCTTTCAGTGAGAGGTGAAGACAAAGAAAAATATCTCGGAGGTGAAGAAGTACGATCTACAGCAGAGTGAGCTCTCAAAGAGATCTGCGATGAACTCGAACTCAACTACAAAGAAGTACCAGGTGAAGCTGCCTTCTATGGACCGAAACTCGACTTTATGTTCAAAGATGCTATCGGAAGACAACACCAACTTGCTACTTGCCAAGTAGATTTCAATCTTCCACAGAGATTTGATCTCAGCTTCGTGAATGAAGCAGGAGAAAACGAAAGACCAGTTGTGATTCATCGTGCGATCGCTGGTAGTTTGGAGAGATTTATGGGAGTAATGATCGAACACTTTGCTGGAGCATTTCCACTCTGGATGTCACCAATTCAGATGATGATCGTACCAGTTGCTGATGTCTTCAATGACTATGCTTTTGCACTCAATTCACAATTTAAATCTCATGACCTCAGATCTCGTGTCGATGAAAGTTCTGATAGTTTCGCGAAGAAAATCCGTAATGCAGAACTTCTCAAAATCCCTTATATTCTCATCGTAGGAGAAAAAGAACAATCTGACAACAGTGTGAGTGTCAGAGTATACAAGACCAAAGAACAATATACTATGTCTGTCGAAGAGTTTGTCGCGAAAATGGAGAGTGAATTGAAGGAGAGGGCTTTATAA